The Fluviispira sanaruensis sequence TCTTGGAGCAGTGTCGATAACAATTGTACAGTATGCTTTTCATTTGCATAGTGCATGACTTCAATCGTTTCTTCTTTTTTTTGCTTATTATTTAAAATAGAATAGGAAATATCTTGAATACGATGGACTGCTTGTCTTATTAACTTTCGACTTTCTTCTGGCAAACCCTCTACAGCAGCAATAAAAGATAGTAAAGGAACAGTTGGCGATCTCATTTCATGGGCAATTTGAAAATGAAATAAATTTCTTTCTTTTAAAAAGGCAATTTCTTTTAACTCCATCTCTCCTTTAATATCATGCAATTTTTTTACAAATCGATTTATACCATTTAAGAGTTTTTTATTTTTCTTATAATAAATTACCAAAAAAATGCATAGAGACAATATAATAGATAATTGCACCAGTGAGATAAGTAAACTCACATAAGCTCCCTTAATCTTATAATTCAAATCGAACTTATATATTGCGCTAAGTACACAAGCCAGATACAGAAAAAGGCTTGTAACTTCATACATATAAACTTAATCATTAAATCGATCTTAAAGAATTTGTCAAGTTAGAAGCTTCATATATATATATTTTTCGTAATATTATGTTAACTTATTCTATAAAACATATAAATTACGATTCATATATAATAAAATTATATAATTTTCAAAATCTTCTCACAGAAGACAGATTTGACATCTTGCAAAAGTATATGTATTATCATCAATTGATATGAGTCATACTATATTGATAATAATTAAGGTAAATTGTTTTAATTATTATCAACAAATAAATAAGAATATATTAGTATATATATTCTTAAATAATCTACACGAGAAGTACATATGCGCAAAATCTGTTTTCTTTTCACGGTTGCTCTCAGTTTATTAGTCCAAAAAACTTATGCTATGCAAAATTGCAAAGTGATTCGAGTATCCGACGTGGGCTGGACCGATATAACAGCTACGACATCTGTTGCTCATTTGCTTTTAAAAGCAATGGGATACGAGGTTAAAGAAAAAAATCTTTCACTGCAAATTACATTTAATAGCCTTAAAAACAACGATATTGATGTTTTTTTTGGTGCATGGCTTCCCTCAATGGCTTCAATCTTAGAACCATATGAAAAAAATAAACAGATAGAAAAGATAGGGACACTCTTGCAGAACGCAAAATACACTTTAGCAGTTCCAAGTTATGTCTATGACTCAGGTGTACAAAGTATGGCAGATCTGGCAAAATATAATGATAAATTTCAATCTAAAATCTTTGCGATAGAACCAGGAAATGATGGAAACAAAAATATACAAAAAATGATAGATGGCAATGCCTATGGTTTAAAAAATTGGAAAATGGTTGAATCAAGTGAACAAGCTATGCTTATGCAGGTTTATAGTGCATATAAAAACAAAAAGTGGATAGTTTTCTTAGGTTGGCAACCACATCCAATGAATACAAAAATCTATATGAAATATCTAAAAGGAGGAGAAAATTACTTTGGACCGGATCAAGGTAAATCCACTGTCCACACTACTACTCGCAAAAATTACGCTATAGACTGCCCAAATGTAGCAAACTTTTTAAAAAATATTCAGTTCTCTATTAATGACGAAAACGAATTAATGGATATGATTTTATATAAAAATATTGAACCGAAAGAAGCTGCTGAAATTTGGCTAAAAGTAAATTTACCCACAGTTGAAAAATGGATTGTAAATGTTAACAATTTCGATGGAACAAAGACAACTCTTCAAACCATTGAAAAAAATCTTTTTAATTCGAAAAAATAAAATCTAAAGGATGGCACATGCAAAAACTTCCCATTGGGCATTGGGCACAAGAGGGAGTGAATTTTCTGACAAAAATTTTTGAAAGTCAATTTCGCTTTTTCTCTGAATCCATTTCTGCAATTATTGAATATTTTATATCAATTTTAATATGGTTTCCTGCATGGTCATTTATTGTTATTAACTTGTTTATTATTTATATTTTCAATCGCAGTCTAAAAAATATTCTCCTCATCGGATTTTGTTTTTTTGCAATATTAAATTTAGGATATTGGGAAGAAACTTTAGAAACTTTGACACTTGTTCTTTTTGCCACTGTTACCTCAATATTAATTGGTGTTCCGTTAGGTATTCTCTGTGCACACCATCATTATATTTATTCTTTTATGCGACCTATTCTCGATCTTATGCAAACTATTCCTACATTTGTTTATTTAATCCCAACATTAATGCTCTTTGGTCTTGGCATGGCTCCAGGACTTATCTCTACAATTATATTTGCCATGCCTGCAGTTATTCGTTTGACTTATCTTGGAGTGCAAAGTGTTCCAACTTCATTACTCGAAGTTGCTGATTCTTTTGGAGCAAGCACACGAAAAAAACTTTTTTCTGTTGAAATTCCATATGCTTGGCAATCGATAAAAACAGGAGTGTCGCAATGCATGATGCTCTCACTTTCTATGGTTGTCGTGGCCGCCTTAGTAGGTGCAGATGGATTGGGCAAACCCGTAGTACAAGCTCTTAACACAGTCAATATTGCAAAAGGAATCGAAGCTGGAATGAGCATTGTCTTTCTTGCTATTTTACTCGATCGCATTTTTGCCCATACAAAGCAAAAATTGGGAGCTACAAAATGATTGAGCATTTTAATATTAAACAACTCGATCTTGTTTTTGGGAAGAAAATAAATAAAGCCTTTCAAGCTTTAGATGCAGGGAAATCTAGGGAAGAAATACAACAGGAATTGCAACAAACCGTTGCTGTTAGTAATGCAAATTTCTCCGTTTATAAAGGAGAGATTCTTGTCATAATGGGCTTATCTGGTTCAGGAAAATCCTCTTTGTTACGTTGTTTAAATGGCATGAACGGAAGAAATATCGGTAAAATTCGAGGCCAGATCCTCTTTTTTGATTCTAATAAAAATGCAAAGATTGATATAACCCAATGCCCAAAAAGTAGCCTTAGAGAAATTAGAAAACATCAAGTCTCAATGGTTTTTCAGCAATTTGGTTTAATGCCGTGGCGCACTGTAGGAGAGAATGTTGCGTTCCCTTTAGAAATACAAGGAATAAAACATCAAGAGCGCCTTAAACAAGTAGAAGAAAAATTAGCGATCGTTGGACTTGAAAAATGGATAGATCATTATCCTCATGAGCTTTCAGGTGGTATGCAACAAAGAGTTGGACTCGCTCGTGCATTTATCACCCAAGCCGACGTTTTATTAATGGATGAACCTTTTTCTGCACTCGATCCCCTTATTCGCAAACAACTGAAAGATGAAATTTTAGATTTGCAGCAAAAATTAAAAAAGACCATTGTCTTTGTTACCCATGATTTTTCTGAAGCAATAAAAATTGGTTCACGTATTGCAATCATGGATTCGGGAAAAATATTACAAATTGGTCAGCCCCAAGAAATAATTGAAAATCCAGCATGTGAAATTGTTAAAAAATTTACAGAAGATATTAAAGCAAGCCATGTATTTTTAAATTAATCAAGGAGAAAATATGAGCGTGAAGCATTATGATTTTATCATTATTGGTGGAGGATCTGCAGGCTGTGTGCTGGCAAATCGTTTGAGCACCAATCCATCGCACAGAGTCTGTGTACTTGAAGCAGGCCGCCCTGATTATATTTGGGATATTTTTATTCATATGCCTGCAGGGCTTATGTATCCTTTAGGTAACAAGCTATATGATTGGTGTTATTACACCGATCCTGAACCCTACATGAACAATCGAAGAGTTTTTCATGGACGCGGAAAAGTACTTGGCGGATCAAGCTCGATTAACGGTATGATTTATATCCGTGGCAACCCTATGGATTATGAAAAATGGGGCAAGGATCCAGGAATGGAATCATGGGATTATAAGCACTGTTTGCCTTATTTTAGCCGTGCAGAAACACGTATGATCGGTGCCGATGCCTATCACGGTTTTTCTGGTCCTTTGCTGCTTGAGACAGGCCCTTGCGAAAACCCATTGTTCAATGCATTTTTCGAGGCAGTACAAGAAGCTGGTTATCCTTTAACCGACGATGTCAACGGATTTCGCCAGGAAGGTTTTGGCCGTTTTGATCGCAACATCAATCGCGGCAGAAGGTTATCCGCAGCAAGAGCTTATGTGCATCCAGTACGTAGAAAACGTCCCAATTTAAGTATCAAATGCCGCGCTCTCACAACACGTATTCTTTTTGAAGGAGATCGAGCTGTGGGCGTTGAATATATGCGCTA is a genomic window containing:
- the choX gene encoding choline ABC transporter substrate-binding protein is translated as MRKICFLFTVALSLLVQKTYAMQNCKVIRVSDVGWTDITATTSVAHLLLKAMGYEVKEKNLSLQITFNSLKNNDIDVFFGAWLPSMASILEPYEKNKQIEKIGTLLQNAKYTLAVPSYVYDSGVQSMADLAKYNDKFQSKIFAIEPGNDGNKNIQKMIDGNAYGLKNWKMVESSEQAMLMQVYSAYKNKKWIVFLGWQPHPMNTKIYMKYLKGGENYFGPDQGKSTVHTTTRKNYAIDCPNVANFLKNIQFSINDENELMDMILYKNIEPKEAAEIWLKVNLPTVEKWIVNVNNFDGTKTTLQTIEKNLFNSKK
- a CDS encoding ABC transporter permease, which translates into the protein MQKLPIGHWAQEGVNFLTKIFESQFRFFSESISAIIEYFISILIWFPAWSFIVINLFIIYIFNRSLKNILLIGFCFFAILNLGYWEETLETLTLVLFATVTSILIGVPLGILCAHHHYIYSFMRPILDLMQTIPTFVYLIPTLMLFGLGMAPGLISTIIFAMPAVIRLTYLGVQSVPTSLLEVADSFGASTRKKLFSVEIPYAWQSIKTGVSQCMMLSLSMVVVAALVGADGLGKPVVQALNTVNIAKGIEAGMSIVFLAILLDRIFAHTKQKLGATK
- a CDS encoding ATP-binding cassette domain-containing protein is translated as MIEHFNIKQLDLVFGKKINKAFQALDAGKSREEIQQELQQTVAVSNANFSVYKGEILVIMGLSGSGKSSLLRCLNGMNGRNIGKIRGQILFFDSNKNAKIDITQCPKSSLREIRKHQVSMVFQQFGLMPWRTVGENVAFPLEIQGIKHQERLKQVEEKLAIVGLEKWIDHYPHELSGGMQQRVGLARAFITQADVLLMDEPFSALDPLIRKQLKDEILDLQQKLKKTIVFVTHDFSEAIKIGSRIAIMDSGKILQIGQPQEIIENPACEIVKKFTEDIKASHVFLN